The DNA segment GTACTCTCTACTGTGGTTGAAAATGTAGAAAATAGGTTTATCTTGGTTGGTCCTGTCAAAGATGTAAAGGGGGCTGAATCTAGTAGAACtggaggtaaaaagaaagaaaaagagagagagggagcAAGTGGTGATGAGAGGGGAAATGGGAAAGAAAAAGTCCTGGCTATCTGTGGAGGTATTGAAGAAGGTGGCAacaagtcagggggaagtggttctggggagGCGGCTGAAGGGCTTGTGCATCTAAGCAAGCAacaagatgaacctggttcatctgttgaggAAACACTGGTTGATCTTCTGAAGAGGGTTGGGGccagttatgatccaaagaagcGTAAAGCTTCCATACAAAAGGCTCCAACTGCTTCCAAGCCAACAAAGGAAAGCAAAATGTCATCCCCAAAACCTACTGTACCTTCAGTACCTAAGGGAAGAGCCACTAGAAGCAGGGTCAGACAAAGTGAAGCTGAGTTACAGAAAGCTCTGGAAGAAAGCAAGAAAAAAAGGAAGGAGACGGGAAAAGCAAAGGCTGTGGAGAGTTttgaggttgcagaagaagaagaagaggagatggaactggtccGTCAAGAAAGGGGAAAAACTGTGGAGGTTCCTAGACCCAAACCAAAAAGGGCCAaggcttcttccaagaagtctttcTCTGAACCTGTATCTGATGAACCCTCTTTAGCCAAAAGAACCAGATCTGCAGTGAAAGGTAAGAAGGTAAAACTtactgaggaagaagaagaatggaGTGGAAAATAAGAAGAAGAGGAATCTGAAAGGAAACAAGATAGGTTTGCCATCTTTGATAGAAGAAATTTTTTGAAAGGAAGACTGTTGAGAGACCTGGATGAGCCAGGAATGAGAAGACTGGTGGATGCCCTAGCTGCACAaggttggaaggacatggtctTTGAAATGGATGGGAGGCTGGCTAGGAAAGAATTGATTGAATTTTTGGCTAATGCCACAGTGAAGAATGGGGTATTCACCAGTATAGTGAAAGGAGTAAGGGTGCAGTTTGATGCACTCAAATTGGGTAAGATTCTAGACATACCTAGTGAGGGGTACGATGATTATACAAGGCAAAAGTGGCCATATCTATATTCTCTCCCTACTGCTTTTCAAATCACTAGGAATTTTTGTGATGCCAACTGCTGAAGATATGCCTGAAGCTAGGATTGTGCAGTAAAGTGAGATGAGGCCTGAGCacaaggtcttgtttgaatttgttaacAAGTTCATGTTGCCCAGACAGGAGCGGAGGCATACTGCCAACTACATGGACctggttcttatggagtgccttgTGAGAGGAATGCAGATCAATTGGCCTGCCTTTATTGTCAAATTACTGgacagggtcataaatggctccaagGTTCATGCCACCCCATATGGGTTCATATTGACTACTGTTATGGATAGGCTAAATGTAcctttgaagaaatgggagatgGCATCAAGCAAGGAACACTTTGGCATCAAAACTCTTCTAGCTTGTGATTATCCAGTCAATGCCACCCcagttgaacctggttcatccctGAAGACACCTGTGAACAGCAAGGTTAGGGCTTTGGTTCAAGAGTGTGGAtctaaggatgctgaaattgcttGGCTCCAGGCTCGTATAGCTGAACTGGAAACTGAAAGAGATGGCCTTAGAACTGAGctagcaaaagaaaaagagaagagtgaTGGGATGCTTCAGAATATGCTCAACCTTCTCCAAATCCAGccctctagttcctccaagccCTAGGATGTCCAGTTGTTGTCTTCTGAACCAATCTAGTACCCCCAGTAACCTAGATTAGGGACTTTTTCGTTTTTTTGCTCATGCTTtggaagtttttctttctttttgtggtttGTTGGTGGAAACATATCTTATCAATGACAGTTGTTGTTTCTCTTGTTCTATGAAGATTTTGCTCTTAATAGTTTGAATATGTTTGTTGATTATTGATGATTTCATCCATGTTTTCACTTGCAGTTGCCCAAGTGGCCATAAGTAATTACTAAATTATAGGATTCACAATtcatgcaacttttcgatgatgccaaaaggggaaagaTATATTGTGTTTTACTCTTTATTCtgaataatgtgatatttataacctaattaaatctggtccttgatgataagttaaAATTCTAAGTTAATGTGTTGTTGGTCAAGCTGAGTTCCTACAGGTTCTTTGATTAGTAaaacacagagtttgtcatcatgaGTTGGTCAAGCTGAGTTCCTACAGGTTCTTTGATTagtaaaagcacagagtttgtcatcatcaaaaagggggaatttgttggcccaagttcaggtgaagttttgaagaatgacaaatgaactcagtcatggaccaggttcaTCATTTGAGGCATAATATTTATCAACCTAGACATGTGAGATACACGTGAAGGAGACAAGTCTCAgtaatcaagcagcaatatcttcTGAACTGATTGAAAAGGTTGTATATTGGATGaggagagaaagtctccttatggtAAGAGGACACAATCACACAATCCAGATAAATGATAGGGTTGGAGTTTGTATTGAACAAGGACTCAACTTCGATggaagatcagcaattgagtctcaatcaaactctgattactaacacattaaataatagtgattgttctcttttacaggtgttgcacatacgcagaagttaaacgtgaataaGGAGCAAAATAGCAacgctttttgcaagcagttcgtgtgtaattcaagtgtgcaaacctgaagctacttgaacgagatagaagaaccagttttgttgtgtttattcttattctagttcaattgtagtaggtagtttaaagttgtaccttttcagctttcatagaagcatttgtaataggtactttgagtgttcaagttataggctaacttgaaggtgtcgcaacagttgaggctttgtgctacacagggattagagttaatccttaagtttacaaagagttttgtaaatgttgttttggctcagtgattttagtggatgtttggaaaaatcctactgagtagtaggtcatgattttttcaccttttgagccaggtgttttccacgtaaaaatctgtgtgttctttattttttgtacttTTATTTCTGCAACAGTagcagttagaacacctagaagaaccaggttcttctagatcaaaaaattaggtaccacacaaatcacccccctcttgtgtggtattaacGTTTAGAACATCACTATGAccgggggtcttgagactcggaTAGATTTGTTActgttggacatggttgattttaatttcatattagggatggactggttatctcatatatgaaggctcggcgtatggtcgagaaggggtgtttggcctatttggcatatgttcgtgattctagtgccgaggttccttctatggattttgtacctgttgttcatgagtttcctgaggtatttccttcagacctgccgggtatgccacccgacagagatattgactctGCATTGATGTGCTCggagcactcaacccatttctatcccgccgtatcttATGGCCcgcttgagttgaaagaattgaaggagcagttgcaagacttgcttgagaaaggcttcattagacctagtgtctcgccttggggtgcaccggtgttgtttgttaagaaggaggatggatcgatgcgaatgtgtatagattatcggcagttgaacaaggttacaatcaagaataagtatccattgctgaggattgaaaatttgtttgatcagcttcagggtgccaaggtattttcgaagattgactagagatctggctaccatcagttgaggactagggcatctgatgtccctaagacagttttccgcactcggtacgggcattatgagttcttggtaatgtcatttgggttgacaaatgccccagcaacttttatggatttgatgaaccgagtgttcgggacttacttggatttgttcgtgatagttttcattgatgatattttgatctattcccatagccgggaggagcacgagcagcatctgagatcattcaggataggcttcgtacagctcagtccaggcaaaagagttatgccgaccgtaaggttcgtgatttggcattcatggtcggtgagcgggtattgcttcggtgTCGCCTATgtagggcgtgatgagatttgtgaagaggggcaagcttagacctaggttcattggcccgtttgagattcttgatcgagtgggagaggtggcttacagacttgcgttgccgccgagcttatcagtcgtgcatccagtatttcatgtgtctatgattcgtaagtatcacggcgatctatcccacgtgttagatttcagcactgtccagttggataaggacttgtcctatgaggaggagccggtagctattctagaacggcaggttcgtcagttaagatcgaagagtttcccttctattcgtgttcagtggagaggtcagcctgttgaggcatcgacctgggagtccgagtctgatatttggagccgttatccccatcttttctccgacccaggtacttccttcttatatcCGTtcgaggtggagaatgtgatgacccaaaaagtcatcacttgttttagaaataaattctatgttcggaggccttaaaaacatcttcctgtctcacctcgatttgcgttcaCAGTCCGAacgtgtatccggaaagccattatgtgaaaatctgtaaaaaatgatgaattttgcagtaaaaataaatttaagttgacttcagtcaacattttggataaacggacccgaacccgtgatttgacggtcccagaggattcgtaggaaaatatgggacttgggtgtatgctcggaattaaattctgaggtcccaagcccgagaaatgaatttttaaagaaaattattttctggaaatatataagagttttttttggaaatgaaaggtatttgaaattgatggtatcgggcccgtattttggtttcggagcccgatacaagtttgaaataataatcaggttgaatctgtaaaatttggtaaatatcggaattggtttggtataaaacggacttaaagttgagaaatttgaaattttggtgttcttaaataatttcatgaatttagggtttaattcatagttgttgatattattttaaggatttgattgcacgagcaagtccgtaagatgtttttaggttagtgtgcatgtttggtttggagtcccgagggcttgggtgagttttggataggccacggagtgaaatttggacttaggaagttACAGGTTTTTAGCTGGTATGTTGTAGGTCTGCaggattcgcaaatgcgaagcctccTCGCAAATGAGAACCCGCAAATGCGAACGTTTATCGCATATGCGAAAAAGACCTGGTCTGCCttggggtcgcaaatgcgacgaagTCATCGCAAAAGCGAAACCGCAAATGCAAAGGgctcatcgcatttgcgaagtggctCGGAATCCttcagtgtcgcaaatgcgacaatccCATCGCAAAagagagttcgcaattgcgaacattaaTCATAAATGCGATGATAGCAGTCTTCTGAAAGGTTTGtcattgcgaaccctggtcgcaattgcgacatctgcaacctgcaaattcataacttagctgAAAAAcattcatttttcaaaccctttcaaaaccaaaacacctttgggcgatttttcaaagataagtactctttcaaatcgattgtaagtcatttctaactcgttttcattaatttttaacatcttttcacatgatttcaactcaaaatcaagggttttcatgggaaaaattgggtgttttaggtagaacctaggtttttcaaattttggggatttggatctcgatttgaggtgtgatttcaaaataaattatatatttgggttcgtggaggaatgggtaatcgggtttaggtttgaacctcgtgttttgaccatgtgggcccgggtcgatttttgactttttgggaaaaactttagaaaacctattttcatgcattggaatggattcatttagcatttattgatatagttaagtaacttgtggctagatacaagcgaattggtggtggaatcaagagggaaagcaatagttgagacttgaattgtgttcgtggcatcaaggtaagtatttggtctaaccttagattgagggattaggagttgtgtcttattttctgtgttaattgtggagtacgacgtataggcatggtgatgagtatctatacgtcggtgtcaagcatgcctgtgggtctagtgttgtaattgttgtgactccgttgagatttattcatgcttaacatgttgattatcattgttggttcccttgccgggatgttattgtttatgatattatctcccttgccgggatgttattattatgAAATTGTTcgcttgccgggatgttattgtttatgatattgtttttccttgtcgggatgttgttgttatactcttgttcccttgccgggattctttcgtgattgttgttgatttgtaaatgggatcgggtggcacgctgtCACGGAaacatatgaaatgggagcgggttgcacgcctgcaacaagatatatgaaatgagagcaggttgcatgcctgcaacaagatatatgaaatgggagcgagttgcacgcctgcaacaagatatatgaaatgggagcgggtggcacgcctgcaacaagatatatgaaatgggagcaggttatatgcctgcaacgagatatatgaaatgggagcgggttgcacgcctgcaacgagatatatgaaatgggatcgggttgcacgcctgcaacaagatgtgaaacgaaagtgaattctgcatttgttttccttatccttgttagtaattggatttggtttctttatattcctcttgatattctgttgttatctgttactccccgaagcatgttttcccccctTCCATCTTTAACTGTAGTTATCCGTTTttatttttccgctgtatatgatttaactgcataggtttatttggtagtctggtcctagcctcgtcactactttgtcgaggttaggctaggcacttaccagcatatggggtcgggtgtgctgatactatactctgtacTGTGTGAAGATATCGATACCGGAGCATTTAGACCGTAATGAGGGggttgtcttcagtccattcaagcgacccgaggtagtcatgCAGATGTCCGctggccttggcgtctcctcctatcacTTCTCTTGTTCTAGGATCATCTAACTTGTTCATTATCAAACTTCTAACGAGATTTGAGGTATCCTGCCGTTGTGAAAATAATCTGGAATTATTTCCACATATGTGAACTTTTTCTAACTTTCTCACCTTAAATATATTCGAGGTGTTTAGGCTTGATGACTTAAGATTCCATGAGCATTGATCATCCATACATACGAGATAATACCTGCAATATGATTATACTACATAAGTTAATTACTTTTTGATTTCAATTATAAAATAACAATGTAACTTAGCTAAAACCTAGTTTGAAACCTACTGATATAGACATACAACAACCATAATTCCAAGTATAATTCGTGCATATACAAACCGAAAACACAAACGTTACTGTTAGTCTCTCAATGATACTAGCTGAAAAATATACATGTGTAATTTAAGTTTATTTCAGATAATACGTTGCATATTTTTAGTCCTTCTGCATCCTTTTATGAAACTGTtatatattaaattttatacAACATGACATTAACTTCATGTTTACCTGGTCTTATTTGAACGCTCAACCTTAAACTGGAACTTCTCTCAGATTGCAAGATGTTTCATAACATTTTGCAGTACATCCTTGTTTTTGTATAACTGGCCTTCAATAACCTCTGGATGTTTACTGTTGTCAATAATACCATAGTCATCGATCTGCATAACATCACAGTCCTCCtcattttttgtattaaaaaattCAGTAGTTTCCAGATTGTCGACCATTGTCAAATTCATATTCATCGATTCATTTACAACCGAATTCGAGCATGTACCATCATTAACCGACTCCTTCTTGCTTATACACAAAGGATAACCAGTGCATGACAATTTTTTCCTTTTCAACTCCATGTATAAGCCCAAACTCCTGCCGTCGTATATTTTTATTGGTGGAAAATTCTCTTTCACAGAAAATTCAATATCCATCGTATCATTGTTTGCATCAACTCCAAGGATCTTTGATATCTCCGAACGAAAAGATTTAAAATCCCAATCTATATTGATCAACAACCCATCAACGCTGAAATTTTTAAACCTGTGTTGCATATCCCATTCCCTGCTATGTTGAACCAAAATAGTGATTCTGTTATCCATGGCAGAACAAATAAACCAAATATTTAGTCGTTTTCTTTCTGCTAGTTTGCTTCTCGTATAATATATGCAATATATAGAATGGGAGAGATTACTGTTGTTACGTATAACCCAATTGTCAGACTCTAACTTAGGAATCATATTAATTGTGGAGCAGAATCCAAGTGAAACTGATACTATAGAGGAAACGAAAGATTTTGATGCTTGATTTTAGGGGTATCTTTTTAAGATTTCTTgctagaaatataaatatttagtgGCCTAATGTGTAAAATACATTAGGCTGCTACCCA comes from the Nicotiana sylvestris chromosome 4, ASM39365v2, whole genome shotgun sequence genome and includes:
- the LOC138889385 gene encoding uncharacterized protein, which produces MLARNIVASGALRKVLNEKLKASQRKESPTQESDSSSESEAFISASEGEEHGSSNTAKIQETPSEVSSCVVLSTVVENVENRFILVGPVKDVKGAESSRTGGKKKEKEREGASGDERGNGKEKVLAICGGIEEGGNKSGGSGSGEAAEGLVHLSKQQDEPGSSVEETLVDLLKRVGASYDPKKRKASIQKAPTASKPTKESKMSSPKPTVPSVPKGRATRSRVRQSEAELQKALEESKKKRKETGKAKAVESFEVAEEEEEEMELVRQERGKTVEVPRPKPKRAKASSKKSFSEPVSDEPSLAKRTRSAVKGRLLRDLDEPGMRRLVDALAAQGWKDMVFEMDGRLARKELIEFLANATVKNGVFTSIVKGVRVQFDALKLGIFVMPTAEDMPEARIVQ